A region from the Aegilops tauschii subsp. strangulata cultivar AL8/78 chromosome 5, Aet v6.0, whole genome shotgun sequence genome encodes:
- the LOC109767435 gene encoding E3 ubiquitin protein ligase DRIP2, whose amino-acid sequence MQSGPASPAPPEDTPMSAAAAVAEVEVMEEADGEQAKEDAVKVAEAQADRGVKRGRGRPRRRPVAVEGSGVVMVKREQLARCMTCQLCHRLLRNATTISECLHTFCRKCIYKKLNDEECDHCPVCKIDLGCAPIEKLRADHNKQDVRSKIFPLKRNKIGAKESPVTLPIKRKERSISSLVVDTPRITTGLTGRRTRAVTRKAAAALRGLGPILDPVERDNGSANKHPDNLSLLDSLSKVPQTRRKASSIAETSSHNSNKDKAGDDKDLDKADLWKPLNCLVEAASKTKSFRSSPSVKGDQPNGSPSSEHASKEKPVENLRKTRFQDDKKDAPQPVMLKKKGTGRAKNATSVAAASQKAQNSRALNPVWFSLIASFEQKGVPPLPQIPAHYLRIKDGSIAASSIQRYIMQKLSLGSESEVELSCCGQSINPIQPVHNLMDRWLRVGPSRHLQTSVGSSGGEYVMVITYGRPKS is encoded by the exons ATGCAGAGCGGGCCCGCAtcgccggccccgccggaggacacaccgatgtcggcggcggcggcggtggctgagGTGGAGGTGATGGAGGAGGCTGACGGGGAGCAGGCGAAGGAGGATGCTGTGAAGGTGGCGGAGGCGCAGGCGGATAGGGGAGTGAAGAGGGGGCGGGGGCGACCGCGGCGGCGGCCCGTGGCCGTGGAGGGGAGCGGGGTGGTGATGGTGAAGCGGGAGCAGCTCGCGCGCTGCATGACGTGCCAGCTCTGCCACCGCCTGCTCCGCAACGCCACCACCATCTCCGAGTGCCTTCACACAT TTTGTAGAAAGTGTATCTATAAGAAGCTTAATGATGAAGAGTGTGACCATTGTCCAGTATGTAAAATTGATCTCGGCTGCGCCCCAATTGAGAAGCTTAG GGCTGATCACAATAAACAAGACGTGAGGTCAAAAATTTTCCCATTGAAAAGAAATAAGATCGGTGCTAAAGAATCTCCAGTTACACTGCCTATTAAAAGGAAAGAGAGGTCTATCTCTTCATTGGTGGTTGACACACCTCGAATCACAACGGGTTTGACTGGGCGCCGAACAAGAGCCGTTACTAGGAAGGCTGCCGCTGCATTACGTGGCCTTGGTCCTATCCTTGATCCTGTAGAAAGGGATAATGGTAGCGCCAATAAGCATCCTGATAATTTAAGCTTGCTGGACAGCTTGAGCAAAGTGCCTCAAACAAGAAGAAAG GCATCATCAATTGCAGAAACGTCAAGTCATAACTCTAATAAAGATAAAGCAGGTGATGATAAGGACTTGGACAAGGCAGATCTATGGAAACCTCTAAACTGTCTTGTAGAGGCTGCAAGCAAAACAAAGTCCTTCAGGTCAAGTCCATCTGTTAAGGGAGATCAGCCCAATGGATCTCCTAGTAGTGAACATGCTAGCAAAGAGAAGCCTGTGGAGAATCTACGAAAGACCAGATTTCAAGATGACAAGAAAGATGCTCCACAGCCAGTAATGCTTAAAAAGAAAGGGACTGGCCGGGCGAAGAATGCAACCTCTGTTGCTGCAGCTAGCCAGAAGGCCCAGAATAGTAGGGCACTGAACCCCGTATGGTTCTCATTGATTGCCTCGTTTGAGCA GAAAGGTGTCCCACCTTTGCCACAGATACCTGCCCAttatttgagaataaa AGATGGAAGTATAGCCGCATCATCCATCCAAAGGTATATTATGCAGAAGCTCAGTCTTGGAAGTGAGTCTGAG GTTGAACTGAGCTGCTGTGGGCAGTCAATAAACCCCATACAACCGGTGCACAACCTGATGGATAGGTGGCTGAGGGTTGGCCCGTCGCGCCATTTACAGACGTCGGTAGGCTCCTCTGGGGGAGAGTATGTGATGGTGATAACCTATGGGCGGCCAAAGTCTTGA